Below is a genomic region from Ailuropoda melanoleuca isolate Jingjing chromosome 8, ASM200744v2, whole genome shotgun sequence.
TGTAGAGTTCTGAGCATGATTAGAAGGTGAGGGTGTGTTtgttattaaaaacagaacaaaccatCCAGATCTTCCTTTGTGCTAGAACACCTGCTTGTGGTCTCACACCTGGATGGGTGGTGAGTCACTGGAAAAGATGAGTCCTCTGACCTCCACCTGGAGATCACAGTCCTATCAGAGACCCACACAGCCAGGACTTGCCCATCGTGAAGCATGCGGGCACTCTGCCTTTCCTAGGAATGGGAAGCAGAAAAATCACAGAGCCaatcctctcattttacagatggagaactgaggcccagagagttcaGGGGACACGTCCAAGGTCCCAAAGCAAGCCAGCGGCACAACCAGGACCACATCATGGCTTCCCACCTCACAGTTCTTCCCACTGCAGTAGTTACGGCACaattttccttttgctctttggAGGAGAAGTGAAAAAAAGGTGGAGAGCAGAATATTAAGTTTTTGGATTCTCCGTAGACTTCCATAACCTCTGTTAACCTGGCCTCCATTATCCTGCCTGTGGTTGCCTTCGGTGGTTTCCTTTCTATGGAAAATTGGGTCTTAAGccaatttttagttttcagttgGCTTAGAGTCCTTACCAGGGCTGCTGCAGTCCTCCTGCATGTGGCTCAGGATCTCTTGGTCTGTAAAGAGGCGGAAGGCAATCTGCTCACACTCTCGCTTGGTCCCACACTCAAACAAACACCCAAACAAGCCCTCCTTTTCCAAAACGGCCAAATCAGAGTAGCCACAGGGCCCACAGTGCAAGACCCATGGGCGGGACCAGCAGGCCGCACCCAAGGGGGTCTGGTTGAGGTAGATGCCTAAGTTGACCCTCCGCTTCTTACTGGTTGGGTGTGAGTACAAGAGCCAAGATTCAGACCGTGGTCCAGCTTCCTGCCCTAGCCTCGGGGAGCTGTCCAGCAGAGGGctctgctgaatgggagaagcaTCTCTGCCATGAGGGTCCTGGGACACTTGAAGGATCTCCACGGGCCGGAAACTCACCACACTGCCTTGGCAGCCGTGTGGGGGCTCACAGAGCTGAGAGCTCAGGGCTGGTCTCTGAAAGCATTCACCGTGGTTAATGCTGAAAGCCTCTGCCCGGCACCTGTTTGGTGTCCGGGCGCTGCAATACAGCACAGGGACGCCAGCCCTCCCGATCACCTCTGCCACTTCACACTCCACTGTTGCCATGGGCTTAATGAGCCTGCCATGGTTCCAGGTGGTCCCTAGGTCGTCACTGTAGATCATCAGGGAATGAGGCTTGGCTTTACATGGTAGCCGGAAGCAAAAGAACCAGTAAGGGATGTAGTAGGCATATGCAGGGATGACCAGCCTTCCCGACTGCAGCTGGATGCCATGACCTGGGCCCACAGCAAATGTGGCCCAACGCTTCACCTCTACACCAATAACCTCTTCAGTCAGGTCCCTCACCTCGCTCCATGAACAGCCGGCGTCTCGACTGCAGATGAAGCAAAGGCGGGCCGCATTCCTGCCCGACGTGACCTGCTGACGCTCGGTGACGTGGCCCCGCACACAGATGAAGAACAGGTACACACAGCCACTCTTCTGCTCCCATACAGGACAGGGGTTCATGGTCCGATGCCCAGGTAATGTGGCTTCCATCAGTGGCTTCACGGGTCCCCACTAGAcaaggggatgggagagagagcaggggtgagaGACTAATAGGAAGACATGAGGCTCATTGAAAGCATGAGTATTTTTGAGTGATAAGAAACAAATGGTATTAAAATCTATGAAATCATGAAGGATTCACTAATATTCACTAATTCCCAAATATTACAGGATGACTTATAAAGCTGGGTTAGATGTTGTATGTGCTGTCCTCTCTGTCTAGAACGGTCTTCATCACTTTGTCTAGATGCCCGATTCACCCTCCAAACTCAAAAGCCACCTCCTTTTTAAAGCTTTCTATGAaatttcctccctcccatcccctcccaaAAGCAAATGGTGGCTTCTTCTTTGTACATACAGAAGAGTTACAGcacttattatattattatataataattgtaattttttatgtGACTGGCTCTCTTCCTAGATTATGAGTCTTTTGAGGCTAGAAATCAAATTATTCCAATTTTGGatctccagtgcctagcacatgatAGGagctaaataaatacttgttaaaagaaagaaaaaaggaaggaagagggggaaaaaaacaaaaagaaaagaaaacgaagaaaagcaaagcaaggtGGACAAATAGGAATTTAGGCaaataaagggaaatttaaaacaaagatttttttcct
It encodes:
- the NEU3 gene encoding sialidase-3 isoform X4; the encoded protein is MEATLPGHRTMNPCPVWEQKSGCVYLFFICVRGHVTERQQVTSGRNAARLCFICSRDAGCSWSEVRDLTEEVIGVEVKRWATFAVGPGHGIQLQSGRLVIPAYAYYIPYWFFCFRLPCKAKPHSLMIYSDDLGTTWNHGRLIKPMATVECEVAEVIGRAGVPVLYCSARTPNRCRAEAFSINHGECFQRPALSSQLCEPPHGCQGSVVSFRPVEILQVSQDPHGRDASPIQQSPLLDSSPRLGQEAGPRSESWLLYSHPTSKKRRVNLGIYLNQTPLGAACWSRPWVLHCGPCGYSDLAVLEKEGLFGCLFECGTKRECEQIAFRLFTDQEILSHMQEDCSSPGKDSKPTEN
- the NEU3 gene encoding sialidase-3 isoform X3, yielding MEEVTSCSFNSPLFQQEDKRGVTYRIPALLYIPPAHTFLAFAEKRSTSKDEDALHLVLRRGLRTGHSVQWGPVKPLMEATLPGHRTMNPCPVWEQKSGCVYLFFICVRGHVTERQQVTSGRNAARLCFICSRDAGCSWSEVRDLTEEVIGVEVKRWATFAVGPGHGIQLQSGRLVIPAYAYYIPYWFFCFRLPCKAKPHSLMIYSDDLGTTWNHGRLIKPMATVECEVAEVIGRAGVPVLYCSARTPNRCRAEAFSINHGECFQRPALSSQLCEPPHGCQGSVVSFRPVEILQVSQDPHGRDASPIQQSPLLDSSPRLGQEAGPRSESWLLYSHPTSKKRRVNLGIYLNQTPLGAACWSRPWVLHCGPCGYSDLAVLEKEGLFGCLFECGTKRECEQIAFRLFTDQEILSHMQEDCSSPGKDSKPTEN
- the NEU3 gene encoding sialidase-3 isoform X1 encodes the protein MEEPGSREEVMEEVTSCSFNSPLFQQEDKRGVTYRIPALLYIPPAHTFLAFAEKRSTSKDEDALHLVLRRGLRTGHSVQWGPVKPLMEATLPGHRTMNPCPVWEQKSGCVYLFFICVRGHVTERQQVTSGRNAARLCFICSRDAGCSWSEVRDLTEEVIGVEVKRWATFAVGPGHGIQLQSGRLVIPAYAYYIPYWFFCFRLPCKAKPHSLMIYSDDLGTTWNHGRLIKPMATVECEVAEVIGRAGVPVLYCSARTPNRCRAEAFSINHGECFQRPALSSQLCEPPHGCQGSVVSFRPVEILQVSQDPHGRDASPIQQSPLLDSSPRLGQEAGPRSESWLLYSHPTSKKRRVNLGIYLNQTPLGAACWSRPWVLHCGPCGYSDLAVLEKEGLFGCLFECGTKRECEQIAFRLFTDQEILSHMQEDCSSPGKDSKPTEN
- the NEU3 gene encoding sialidase-3 isoform X2, coding for MEEPGSREEVMEEVTSCSFNSPLFQQEDKRGVTYRIPALLYIPPAHTFLAFAEKRSTSKDEDALHLVLRRGLRTGHSVQWGPVKPLMEATLPGHRTMNPCPVWEQKSGCVYLFFICVRGHVTERQQVTSGRNAARLCFICSRDAGCSWSEVRDLTEEVIGVEVKRWATFAVGPGHGIQLQSGRLVIPAYAYYIPYWFFCFRLPCKAKPHSLMIYSDDLGTTWNHGRLIKPMATVECEVAEVIGRAGVPVLYCSARTPNRCRAEAFSINHGECFQRPALSSQLCEPPHGCQGSVVSFRPVEILQVSQDPHGRDASPIQQSPLLDSSPRLGQEAGPRSESWLLYSHPTSKKRRVNLGIYLNQTPLGAACWSRPWVLHCGPCGYSDLAVLEKEGLFGCLFECGTKRECEQIAFRLFTDQEILSHMQEDCSSPARKN